Proteins encoded within one genomic window of Kibdelosporangium phytohabitans:
- a CDS encoding sensor histidine kinase: MLGILDRLPWTQRVVLAVLIAAAVTLVILEGLSAETVPGAVGVVICGLLPVATLLMPTVPASVAGGIAVLSIAYTIIATQLSPRLDNTFGVVELLGLSWLLVRVVMQNRPSRTIWLAALLIVAACLLPLRLDASNEEYLPAMGVGIFFGMAFLTLLGLYLRLHDRRRADSFELARQAQRLEYARDLHDFVAHHVTAIVAQAKAVRFTTAAGLPPSPEVLDDMLAGIEKAGSQALVSMRGMITVLRDDGDGAAPVRPHRTLGELVATAADGFAGPPVTTSIDDQLAGRTLPQRTLDAARHVVQESLTNVLRHAAQVSAVEISAYDEPGSVRITVRNDGIAADNGMPSSGFGLLGLTERVESAGGRLTAGPTGAGWAVTAVLPSSPA, translated from the coding sequence ATGTTGGGCATCCTCGACCGGCTCCCCTGGACACAACGCGTGGTGCTCGCCGTGCTCATCGCGGCCGCTGTCACCCTCGTGATCCTGGAAGGACTCAGCGCCGAGACCGTGCCGGGGGCTGTCGGGGTGGTGATCTGCGGGTTGCTTCCCGTGGCCACGCTGCTGATGCCGACCGTGCCCGCGTCCGTGGCCGGCGGGATCGCGGTGCTGTCGATCGCTTACACGATCATCGCCACGCAGCTGTCGCCGCGACTGGACAACACTTTCGGCGTGGTGGAACTGCTCGGCCTGTCGTGGTTGCTGGTGCGGGTGGTCATGCAGAACCGGCCATCGCGGACGATCTGGCTGGCCGCGTTGCTGATCGTGGCCGCGTGCCTGCTGCCACTGCGGCTGGACGCGTCCAACGAGGAGTACCTGCCCGCGATGGGCGTCGGGATCTTCTTCGGCATGGCGTTCCTGACGCTGCTGGGCCTGTACCTGCGGCTGCACGACCGGCGCCGGGCCGACTCCTTCGAGCTGGCGCGGCAGGCCCAGCGCCTGGAGTACGCCCGTGACCTGCACGACTTCGTCGCCCACCACGTCACCGCGATCGTCGCGCAGGCCAAGGCGGTCCGCTTCACCACGGCCGCGGGGCTGCCGCCGTCGCCGGAGGTGCTCGACGACATGCTCGCCGGGATCGAGAAAGCCGGTTCGCAGGCGCTGGTGTCGATGCGCGGCATGATCACCGTCCTGCGCGACGACGGCGACGGCGCGGCGCCGGTCCGTCCACACCGGACTCTCGGTGAGCTGGTGGCCACCGCGGCCGACGGCTTCGCCGGTCCCCCGGTGACCACGTCGATCGACGACCAGCTGGCCGGGCGGACCCTGCCGCAGCGGACGCTGGACGCGGCCAGGCACGTCGTGCAGGAGTCACTGACCAACGTCCTGCGGCACGCGGCGCAGGTCAGTGCTGTAGAGATCAGCGCGTACGACGAGCCCGGATCCGTGCGGATCACCGTGCGCAACGACGGGATCGCCGCCGACAACGGCATGCCGAGCAGCGGTTTCGGGCTGCTGGGGCTGACCGAGCGGGTCGAGTCCGCGGGCGGGCGGCTGACCGCCGGTCCGACGGGGGCGGGCTGGGCGGTCACGGCGGTGCTGCCATCATCTCCGGCATGA
- a CDS encoding response regulator, whose translation MTIRVLIADDQEMMRSAFRMILDSQPDMEVVAAVGDGEAAVEQARRLRPDVCLLDIRMPGLDGLEATRLLAGSQVRDPLNVLIATTFDLDEYVYRALRNGASGFLLKDMSPALLVEAVRAAANGASLISPAVTVRLLSHLAPRRTDEPEAPEQAPVEPLTERELAVVKLVAQGRTNDEVATELFVTLATVKTHLANVQRKLAVRNRVEIAAWAWRSGVVISA comes from the coding sequence ATGACCATCCGTGTGCTGATCGCCGACGACCAGGAGATGATGCGTTCGGCGTTCCGGATGATCCTGGACTCCCAGCCGGACATGGAGGTCGTCGCGGCTGTCGGCGACGGCGAGGCGGCGGTCGAGCAGGCGCGCCGGTTGCGGCCGGACGTGTGCCTGCTGGACATCCGGATGCCCGGACTGGACGGTCTGGAGGCGACACGGCTGCTGGCCGGGTCCCAGGTCCGCGACCCGCTCAACGTCCTGATCGCCACGACGTTCGACCTCGACGAGTACGTCTACCGCGCGCTGCGCAACGGCGCGAGTGGCTTCCTGCTCAAGGACATGTCCCCGGCGCTGCTGGTGGAAGCGGTCCGCGCGGCCGCCAACGGGGCGTCGTTGATCTCCCCGGCAGTGACGGTACGGCTGCTGTCGCACCTGGCGCCCCGCCGCACGGACGAGCCGGAAGCACCGGAGCAGGCGCCGGTCGAGCCGCTCACCGAGCGGGAACTCGCGGTGGTCAAGCTGGTGGCGCAGGGCCGGACCAACGACGAGGTCGCCACCGAGCTGTTCGTCACGCTGGCCACGGTCAAGACGCACCTGGCGAACGTGCAACGCAAACTCGCCGTGCGCAACCGGGTCGAGATCGCCGCGTGGGCGTGGCGATCGGGCGTCGTCATCTCGGCGTGA
- a CDS encoding DUF6801 domain-containing protein — MKNRIGSARVAMTAVTTAALAASAMLAGAGTSAAAERSEVALNYTCSFPLIGGQPIQITIGIDFPASVPVGTPVDALPINTVSKVGKNATTGLNLVGAKTLEGTALAQANIAAPEAELPLEVPATLAKTPIPASGEFTVTATGETPSITFSQAGTAKITVGDVKLHLVPRKADGSLTALKEFDSACKQNPDQNNELATIEITPAGTAVRH, encoded by the coding sequence GTGAAGAACCGAATCGGGTCCGCCCGCGTCGCCATGACCGCCGTCACCACCGCCGCCCTCGCGGCGTCCGCCATGCTGGCCGGCGCGGGCACCAGCGCCGCGGCGGAGCGGTCCGAGGTGGCGCTGAACTACACCTGCTCGTTTCCGCTGATCGGTGGGCAGCCGATCCAGATCACCATCGGGATCGACTTCCCGGCGAGCGTCCCCGTCGGCACCCCGGTCGACGCGCTGCCGATCAACACCGTGTCCAAGGTCGGCAAGAACGCCACCACCGGCCTGAACCTGGTCGGCGCCAAGACCCTCGAAGGCACCGCGCTGGCGCAGGCGAACATCGCCGCACCCGAGGCCGAGTTGCCGCTCGAGGTCCCCGCGACCCTGGCGAAGACCCCGATCCCGGCCAGCGGCGAGTTCACCGTCACCGCGACCGGCGAAACCCCGTCGATCACGTTCTCGCAGGCGGGAACCGCGAAGATCACGGTCGGCGACGTCAAGCTGCACCTGGTGCCGCGCAAGGCCGACGGCAGCCTGACCGCGCTCAAGGAGTTCGACTCGGCCTGCAAGCAGAACCCGGACCAGAACAACGAGCTGGCGACCATCGAGATCACCCCGGCGGGCACAGCCGTCCGGCACTGA